Proteins encoded by one window of Hafnia alvei:
- the paaA gene encoding 1,2-phenylacetyl-CoA epoxidase subunit PaaA, giving the protein MTQNAQHQALFEAKIAADTSIEAKDWMPDAYRQNLIRQIGQHAHSEVIGMLPEANWITRAPSLRRKAVLLAKVQDEAGHGLYLYSAAETLGCSRQDIYQKMLDGKMKYSSIFNYPTPSWADVGVIGWLVDGAAIVNQVALCRASYGPYARAMIKVCKEESFHQRQGYEAVTVLANGTAEQRAMLQDSINRFWWPVLMMFGPNDSDSPHSAQSMAWKIKRHSNDELRQKFVDNTVPQLEALGMTAPDKDLVWDEAIGHYRFGEIDWSEFYQVLKGQGLCNHERLSAKCRAWEEGCWVRDAAMAHAEKSATNATAA; this is encoded by the coding sequence ATGACCCAAAACGCTCAACATCAGGCGCTCTTCGAGGCAAAAATTGCCGCAGATACGTCGATAGAAGCCAAAGACTGGATGCCAGATGCCTATCGGCAAAACCTCATCCGTCAAATTGGTCAGCATGCGCATTCAGAAGTCATCGGGATGCTGCCAGAAGCCAACTGGATCACTCGAGCCCCCAGCCTACGCCGTAAAGCCGTGCTGCTGGCGAAAGTGCAGGATGAAGCAGGACATGGTTTGTATCTGTACAGCGCTGCGGAAACGCTGGGCTGTTCACGCCAAGATATCTACCAAAAGATGCTCGACGGCAAAATGAAATACTCCTCGATCTTCAATTACCCAACCCCGAGCTGGGCTGACGTGGGCGTCATCGGCTGGCTGGTTGACGGTGCCGCTATCGTTAACCAAGTGGCTTTGTGCCGTGCCTCCTATGGCCCCTACGCTCGTGCCATGATCAAAGTCTGTAAGGAAGAAAGCTTCCATCAGCGTCAAGGCTATGAGGCCGTTACGGTGCTGGCCAACGGCACCGCCGAGCAACGCGCCATGCTGCAAGATTCCATCAACCGTTTCTGGTGGCCGGTGCTGATGATGTTCGGCCCTAACGACAGCGATTCCCCACACAGCGCGCAAAGCATGGCTTGGAAAATCAAACGCCATAGCAACGATGAGCTGCGCCAGAAATTTGTTGATAACACCGTGCCGCAGTTAGAAGCGCTTGGCATGACTGCGCCTGACAAAGATTTGGTATGGGACGAAGCCATCGGACATTACCGCTTTGGTGAAATCGACTGGAGTGAGTTTTATCAAGTTCTCAAAGGCCAAGGCCTCTGTAACCACGAGCGTCTGAGTGCTAAATGCCGCGCTTGGGAAGAAGGCTGTTGGGTACGCGATGCCGCAATGGCCCACGCAGAAAAATCTGCCACCAACGCCACAGCGGCATAA
- the paaZ gene encoding phenylacetic acid degradation bifunctional protein PaaZ, translated as MQQLTSYISGVWAYGQGKERAIHHAVSGEALYQVCSDGLPLAESLDYARQHGGKALAAMTFQQRAQMMKAVAKHLLAHKESLYQISAETGATRGDGWVDIEGGIATLFAYAGLAGRELPDDTLWPEDELIPLSKQSQFAARHVITSRPGVALHINAFNFPCWGMLEKLAPTWLAGMPAIIKPATASAQLTQAMVKLIIESGLVPEGALQLICGGVGDIFEHLDYQDAVTFTGSAQTGQKLRSHPRLLQKSIAFTMEADSLNCCILGEDVTPEMPEFAIFIKEVVREMTTKAGQKCTAIRRVIVPAAQMDAVQQALLKRLGGVTVGDPAHPDVRMGALVNLEQRDDVQQKVDYLLRNGCEPLCGGSLSALQLIGSGAENGAFYPPTLLYCADPFTHQAVHGTEAFGPVATLMPYQNAEQAVELALLGQGSLAGSLVTADEQTAAKIIRATACAHGRMLILDRHAAAESTGHGSPLPMLVHGGPGRAGGGEELGGLRAVKHYMQRTAIQGSPTMLAAIGREWVRGADVVEEQVHPFRKYFEQLAIGESLLTARRTITEADIVNFGCLSGDHFYAHMDKIGAAESLFGERVAHGYFVVSAAAGLFVDPGVGPVIANYGMENLRFIEPVKIGDTIQVRLTCKKKIKKAQKTAEDKPHGVVVWDVQVLNQHQQPVALYSILTLVARQNGDFIPAA; from the coding sequence ATGCAGCAGTTAACCAGTTATATTTCAGGTGTCTGGGCATATGGGCAGGGCAAAGAGCGAGCGATCCACCATGCTGTGAGCGGTGAAGCGCTGTATCAGGTGTGTTCTGATGGCTTACCGTTGGCTGAAAGCTTGGACTATGCGCGCCAGCACGGCGGCAAAGCGTTGGCTGCGATGACCTTCCAACAGCGAGCGCAAATGATGAAAGCGGTAGCCAAGCACCTGCTGGCTCACAAAGAATCGCTGTATCAGATTTCGGCTGAAACCGGAGCTACGCGGGGTGATGGTTGGGTGGATATTGAAGGCGGTATTGCGACGCTGTTTGCCTATGCGGGCTTGGCTGGGCGCGAGCTTCCCGACGATACCCTTTGGCCCGAAGACGAATTAATTCCTCTCTCCAAGCAATCACAGTTTGCCGCCCGTCATGTCATAACGTCTCGTCCCGGCGTGGCGCTGCACATCAACGCGTTTAACTTTCCTTGCTGGGGAATGTTGGAAAAACTAGCACCAACGTGGCTGGCGGGAATGCCTGCAATTATCAAACCGGCTACGGCGTCGGCACAGCTCACTCAGGCGATGGTTAAACTGATTATTGAGAGTGGACTGGTGCCTGAAGGGGCGTTGCAGCTCATCTGCGGCGGCGTCGGCGATATCTTTGAGCACTTAGACTATCAGGATGCGGTGACTTTCACCGGTTCTGCCCAAACTGGCCAGAAGCTGCGTTCACATCCCCGCTTATTACAAAAATCCATCGCCTTCACCATGGAAGCCGACTCGCTCAACTGTTGCATTTTAGGCGAAGATGTCACGCCAGAGATGCCTGAATTCGCGATTTTCATTAAAGAAGTGGTGCGAGAAATGACCACAAAAGCGGGGCAAAAGTGTACCGCTATTCGTCGTGTCATTGTGCCTGCAGCGCAGATGGACGCCGTTCAGCAAGCGTTGCTTAAACGTTTGGGCGGTGTCACGGTGGGCGATCCTGCGCACCCCGATGTACGTATGGGCGCATTAGTCAATCTTGAACAGCGTGATGACGTGCAGCAAAAAGTCGATTATCTGCTGCGCAACGGCTGTGAACCTTTGTGCGGTGGCTCGCTTTCGGCGCTGCAATTAATCGGAAGCGGTGCTGAAAACGGTGCATTTTACCCTCCGACGCTGCTTTACTGTGCCGACCCTTTCACGCATCAGGCCGTGCATGGCACCGAAGCCTTCGGCCCCGTGGCTACGCTGATGCCGTATCAAAACGCTGAGCAAGCGGTTGAGTTAGCGTTGCTGGGGCAGGGAAGTTTAGCCGGATCGTTGGTGACTGCGGATGAGCAGACGGCGGCGAAAATTATCCGCGCAACGGCATGTGCTCATGGGCGTATGCTGATTTTGGATCGCCATGCGGCCGCAGAATCCACCGGCCATGGTTCACCGTTGCCCATGCTGGTACATGGAGGCCCCGGGCGAGCCGGTGGAGGGGAAGAGCTGGGTGGCTTACGTGCGGTCAAACACTACATGCAGCGCACCGCGATTCAGGGAAGCCCAACCATGCTGGCGGCGATTGGCCGTGAATGGGTGCGTGGCGCAGACGTGGTGGAAGAGCAGGTCCATCCATTCCGAAAATATTTCGAACAGCTGGCGATTGGTGAAAGCCTGCTGACCGCTCGACGCACGATCACCGAAGCGGATATTGTGAATTTTGGCTGCCTGAGCGGTGACCATTTCTATGCCCACATGGATAAAATTGGCGCGGCGGAATCCTTGTTTGGTGAGCGCGTGGCGCATGGTTATTTTGTGGTGTCAGCGGCGGCAGGCCTGTTTGTCGATCCGGGCGTAGGGCCGGTGATTGCTAACTACGGCATGGAAAACCTGCGCTTTATTGAGCCGGTGAAAATCGGCGATACCATTCAGGTGCGCTTAACCTGCAAGAAAAAAATCAAAAAAGCCCAGAAAACCGCTGAAGATAAACCGCATGGTGTGGTGGTATGGGATGTGCAGGTGCTCAATCAGCATCAGCAACCGGTGGCGCTATACAGCATTCTGACGCTGGTGGCGCGCCAAAACGGTGACTTTATCCCTGCCGCTTAA
- the mazG gene encoding nucleoside triphosphate pyrophosphohydrolase, with translation MNSSPMQRLLTIMQTLRDPERGCPWDQKQTFATIAPYTLEETYEVLDAIQREDFSDLREELGDLLFQVVFYAQMGQEQGLFNFDDVCNAISDKLERRHPHVFAAEHTESAEASLARWEQRKAQERAEKDLSSSMDDIPNALPALMKAYKIQKRCAAVGFDWDTLGPVLGKVYEEIDEVMDEAQQAVVDEEKLGEEIGDLLFATVNLSRHLGHKAENALQAANRKFERRFRAVEDAVRASGKTMEEATLDEMEAHWQQVKKAEGK, from the coding sequence ATGAATTCCTCCCCGATGCAACGCCTGCTGACCATCATGCAAACCCTGCGCGACCCAGAACGCGGCTGCCCGTGGGATCAGAAGCAGACTTTTGCCACGATTGCGCCCTATACGCTTGAAGAAACTTATGAGGTGCTTGACGCGATTCAGCGTGAAGATTTCAGTGACTTACGCGAAGAGCTGGGCGACCTGTTATTTCAGGTAGTGTTTTATGCACAGATGGGGCAGGAACAAGGGCTGTTTAACTTTGACGATGTGTGTAATGCCATCAGCGATAAGTTAGAACGCCGCCATCCGCATGTCTTTGCTGCCGAACATACCGAAAGCGCCGAAGCATCGCTAGCTCGCTGGGAACAGCGTAAGGCGCAGGAACGTGCTGAAAAAGATCTCAGTTCATCGATGGACGATATTCCAAATGCGCTACCTGCGCTGATGAAGGCCTATAAAATCCAAAAACGCTGCGCGGCAGTGGGATTTGATTGGGATACGCTTGGCCCCGTATTAGGCAAGGTGTATGAGGAGATCGACGAAGTGATGGATGAAGCGCAGCAGGCGGTGGTGGATGAGGAAAAGCTAGGCGAAGAAATTGGCGATCTGCTGTTTGCAACGGTGAATTTATCGCGTCACTTAGGCCATAAAGCTGAAAACGCCCTACAGGCAGCCAACCGCAAATTTGAACGTCGTTTCCGTGCAGTAGAAGATGCAGTGCGCGCCTCGGGCAAAACCATGGAAGAAGCCACGCTTGACGAAATGGAAGCGCATTGGCAGCAGGTGAAAAAGGCTGAAGGTAAATAG